In one window of Bdellovibrio bacteriovorus W DNA:
- a CDS encoding trigger factor (COG0544 FKBP-type peptidyl-prolyl cis-trans isomerase (trigger factor)), which yields MKSNLEKVSNLSRKLKVEIPAATVQSAFQKVFNGIQRDVTIKGFRKGKAPISTIKSLYGDRVKQDVVQDLIQKHYPIALDEHKIEPISYPEFEFADPTEDKDFSFAANFDVRPEINLKKYEGLEVEKEKFEFDSNKVNEVLENIRASRASLETVTDARAAKIGDVAVIDFEGMMGGAPLENGSGTNHNLDLGAKQFIEGFEDGIIGMKAGETKTLSLKFPDPYHSAELAGKPVEFKVTLKELKAKVLPELNDEFIKTLGGPADLDALKKTIEEDLQANDKKRIEDAFKNRMLKVLVKENPVEVPPSLLKEQKNSLVEDFKKRMSDQGMGPEDFASYVDKWDSDFEKTASEMIQSSFLVDAIAKKHDLFCKKEDLDAKFTEYAAQTGIDEARIKEFYGRPEQASRMTYMITEEKVIDFLNKSVKVKEVPASALKDEEPKV from the coding sequence ATGAAATCAAATCTAGAAAAAGTCTCTAATTTATCCAGAAAATTGAAGGTCGAAATTCCAGCTGCGACTGTACAAAGCGCATTCCAAAAAGTTTTCAACGGTATTCAGCGTGACGTGACAATTAAAGGTTTCCGTAAAGGAAAGGCTCCGATCAGCACAATCAAAAGCCTCTACGGTGACCGCGTAAAGCAAGACGTTGTTCAAGATCTTATTCAAAAGCATTACCCAATCGCGCTTGATGAACACAAGATCGAACCAATTAGCTACCCAGAATTTGAATTTGCTGATCCTACAGAAGACAAAGATTTTTCGTTTGCGGCAAACTTTGATGTTCGCCCTGAAATCAACTTGAAGAAGTATGAAGGCCTTGAAGTTGAAAAAGAAAAGTTTGAGTTCGATTCTAACAAAGTAAACGAAGTGCTAGAAAACATCCGCGCTTCTCGCGCAAGCCTTGAAACAGTAACTGATGCAAGAGCTGCGAAAATCGGCGACGTAGCTGTTATCGACTTCGAAGGTATGATGGGTGGAGCACCACTGGAAAACGGTTCTGGCACAAACCATAACTTAGATCTTGGCGCGAAACAATTCATCGAAGGCTTTGAAGATGGCATCATCGGAATGAAAGCTGGAGAGACAAAAACTCTATCTTTGAAATTCCCAGATCCATACCACTCTGCAGAGTTGGCTGGTAAACCAGTTGAGTTCAAAGTTACTTTGAAAGAACTAAAAGCAAAAGTTCTTCCTGAGCTAAATGATGAGTTCATCAAAACTCTTGGTGGCCCTGCTGACCTAGATGCTTTAAAAAAAACCATCGAAGAAGACCTTCAAGCGAACGATAAAAAGCGCATTGAAGATGCCTTCAAAAACAGAATGCTTAAAGTTCTTGTAAAGGAAAATCCAGTTGAAGTTCCTCCTTCTCTTTTGAAAGAGCAGAAGAATTCTCTAGTAGAAGACTTCAAGAAAAGAATGTCTGATCAAGGCATGGGCCCTGAAGATTTCGCTTCTTATGTTGATAAATGGGATTCTGATTTTGAAAAAACAGCATCTGAGATGATCCAATCTTCTTTCCTAGTTGATGCTATTGCAAAGAAACACGATCTATTCTGCAAAAAAGAAGATCTTGATGCAAAGTTCACTGAGTACGCTGCACAAACAGGTATCGATGAAGCTCGCATTAAAGAATTCTACGGCCGTCCAGAGCAAGCTAGCCGCATGACTTATATGATTACTGAAGAGAAAGTGATCGACTTCCTCAACAAATCTGTAAAAGTCAAAGAAGTGCCAGCAAGCGCACTTAAAGACGAAGAACCTAAGGTTTAA
- a CDS encoding carbonate dehydratase (COG0288 Carbonic anhydrase), with protein MTDEIKKLVDGFRRFRVKYFEKDPELFQQLNTNSQSPKTLIIGCSDSRADPALLTKAEPGDLFVMRNVANLVPPYETGGGFHGVSSTIEFAVKILRVDNVIVLGHEQCGGIRALLEGTYDQDKGSFISSWMKIAKEAKIEVLQEIPNAPLKEQLHLCAKKAVLISMENLMTFPFIQERMAQGDLKLFGWFFDLEGGRLLEFNFEQRKFVEI; from the coding sequence ATGACAGATGAAATCAAAAAGTTAGTTGATGGGTTTAGAAGATTCAGAGTGAAGTACTTTGAAAAAGATCCTGAGCTCTTCCAACAACTCAACACAAATAGCCAATCACCAAAAACACTTATCATAGGATGCAGTGACTCTCGCGCCGATCCAGCTCTTCTGACAAAAGCCGAACCCGGCGATCTCTTTGTTATGCGAAACGTCGCCAACCTTGTTCCCCCTTACGAAACCGGTGGTGGATTTCACGGGGTGAGCTCGACGATTGAGTTTGCGGTGAAAATTCTAAGAGTTGATAACGTTATCGTCCTTGGCCATGAACAATGCGGTGGAATTCGAGCCCTTTTAGAAGGTACATACGATCAAGACAAAGGAAGTTTTATCTCTTCTTGGATGAAAATTGCTAAAGAGGCAAAGATTGAAGTTCTACAAGAAATTCCAAATGCTCCTCTGAAAGAGCAACTTCATCTTTGCGCAAAAAAAGCAGTTTTGATTTCGATGGAAAATCTTATGACGTTTCCATTTATTCAAGAAAGAATGGCTCAAGGAGATCTGAAACTTTTTGGATGGTTCTTTGATCTAGAAGGTGGACGCCTCCTAGAATTCAATTTTGAACAAAGAAAATTTGTTGAGATCTAG
- a CDS encoding putative glutamate--cysteine ligase: MAKLELHERTLANMDKICNWFDQKTAAVAYPIYSSYDIRDSGYKVSNVDANIFPAGFNNICSADKETSIGLMDRYISKHYGQDVRNILLVTEEHTNNAYYWENVFTIKRLIESSNRTVRVAIPRELAEPLKVTSSAGNEITVYSALVDKWEDFTPDLIISNNDFSESYEEWGASIQGFAMNPPRELGWYQRKKSTYFEHYNRLVDEFAAITEIDPFLLRVETELFENFDIADEASREALALRVEAMLAHLRDEYAKRGIQQEPFVFVKNNAGTYGLAVIRVGSGDEVRQWSYKSRKKMKAAKGGRDVEEVIIQEGIPSIVQSEEASAEPVIYMIGSELAGGFLRTHAEKGSTDSLNSPGAVYKRLCVSDLAINTPGCPQENVYGWTAKLGLLAIAEEAKALNAKFKNYK; encoded by the coding sequence GTGGCGAAACTAGAGCTTCATGAGCGTACGCTCGCCAATATGGATAAGATTTGCAATTGGTTTGACCAGAAAACCGCGGCGGTCGCTTATCCGATTTATTCAAGTTATGATATTCGCGATTCTGGATACAAAGTTTCAAACGTAGATGCGAATATTTTTCCGGCAGGATTTAATAATATTTGCAGCGCAGATAAAGAAACTTCTATCGGTTTGATGGATCGCTATATCAGCAAGCACTATGGCCAAGATGTGCGCAATATCTTGTTGGTGACAGAAGAACACACTAATAATGCTTATTACTGGGAAAATGTATTCACCATCAAGCGCCTAATCGAGAGTAGTAATCGCACAGTGAGAGTTGCGATTCCGCGAGAACTTGCAGAGCCTTTGAAGGTCACAAGTTCAGCAGGAAACGAAATCACAGTATACTCTGCTCTTGTAGATAAATGGGAAGATTTCACTCCAGATCTTATTATTAGCAATAATGATTTTTCTGAATCATACGAAGAGTGGGGAGCTAGCATTCAAGGTTTTGCCATGAATCCTCCAAGGGAGCTTGGCTGGTATCAGCGTAAGAAAAGCACTTACTTTGAGCACTACAATCGCCTTGTGGACGAATTTGCGGCAATCACTGAGATCGATCCTTTCTTATTGAGAGTGGAAACAGAACTGTTTGAAAATTTTGATATCGCAGATGAGGCGAGCCGTGAGGCTTTAGCGCTGAGGGTTGAAGCTATGTTGGCGCACCTGCGTGATGAGTACGCAAAGCGCGGTATTCAACAAGAACCCTTTGTTTTTGTTAAAAACAATGCCGGCACTTATGGTCTTGCTGTGATTCGTGTTGGCTCTGGTGATGAAGTTCGTCAGTGGTCGTACAAGTCTCGCAAGAAAATGAAAGCCGCTAAGGGTGGCCGTGATGTGGAAGAAGTTATTATTCAAGAGGGCATTCCTTCCATTGTTCAATCTGAGGAAGCTAGCGCTGAGCCTGTGATTTATATGATTGGTTCTGAGTTAGCGGGGGGCTTTTTACGTACGCATGCAGAGAAAGGCTCCACGGACAGTCTGAACTCTCCAGGCGCCGTGTATAAGCGCCTGTGCGTCTCTGACCTTGCCATCAACACTCCGGGCTGTCCGCAAGAGAACGTCTATGGTTGGACGGCAAAGCTAGGACTTTTGGCCATTGCCGAAGAGGCTAAGGCGTTGAACGCGAAGTTTAAGAACTATAAGTAG
- a CDS encoding adventurous gliding motility protein R (COG0003 Oxyanion-translocating ATPase) — MKQNRFEGTKVLVCIGSGGVGKTTVAASLAVQAAQEGLRVLVLTIDPAKRLAQTLGIEGTGDVTRVPLQNFSGELFASVIDHKKTFDEFVLRAARKAESAEKLLQNRLYQQLSTSLSGSQDFTALEKLYSCVESKDYDLVILDTPPTKHAMDFLNAPQKLAALFNEGVAKWFREPAQKGFFSGVLQMGTKQVLKALETLTGSGFIKELADFFSSIEQWQKELNQRTTEVHRMLVAPSTQFCLVTSFDQSKLNEASYFSKEIRKGGYHLSRVVINRTFPFWLKLEAEAGEGSGKLHSLFLEMKQYYQKRQQLYSEFAMTLPKDVDLYRIPDMVEDISDLKGLEKISALLKLGDKDVTH, encoded by the coding sequence ATGAAGCAAAATCGTTTTGAAGGCACGAAAGTTTTAGTTTGTATCGGTAGTGGCGGCGTTGGAAAAACCACGGTGGCCGCTTCGTTGGCAGTTCAAGCGGCTCAAGAGGGATTGCGCGTTCTGGTTTTGACGATTGATCCTGCTAAGCGACTGGCTCAAACGCTGGGCATTGAGGGAACTGGAGATGTGACACGAGTTCCTCTGCAGAATTTTTCAGGAGAACTCTTTGCGTCAGTGATAGATCATAAAAAAACCTTTGATGAGTTTGTCTTAAGAGCTGCTCGCAAAGCCGAATCGGCCGAAAAGCTTTTGCAAAATCGTCTCTATCAACAACTTTCGACAAGTCTCAGTGGATCTCAAGACTTCACCGCCTTAGAAAAACTTTATTCCTGTGTTGAGTCTAAAGACTATGATCTTGTGATCTTAGACACTCCGCCAACCAAGCATGCCATGGACTTCTTAAATGCCCCGCAAAAGCTTGCGGCCTTATTTAATGAAGGTGTTGCAAAATGGTTTAGAGAGCCAGCGCAAAAAGGGTTCTTCAGTGGAGTTTTGCAGATGGGCACTAAGCAAGTTTTAAAAGCCTTAGAAACTCTGACGGGATCAGGATTCATTAAAGAGCTTGCTGATTTTTTCTCAAGCATCGAGCAATGGCAAAAAGAGTTGAACCAAAGAACTACAGAGGTTCATCGAATGCTTGTGGCTCCCAGTACGCAGTTTTGTTTGGTGACATCTTTTGATCAGAGTAAACTCAATGAAGCTTCCTATTTTTCAAAAGAGATTCGTAAAGGGGGCTATCACTTGAGTCGCGTTGTGATTAATCGAACATTTCCATTCTGGCTCAAGTTAGAAGCTGAGGCGGGGGAAGGCAGTGGAAAACTTCACAGTCTTTTTTTAGAAATGAAGCAGTATTATCAAAAGCGACAGCAACTCTATTCAGAATTTGCAATGACGTTGCCAAAGGATGTCGATCTTTATCGCATTCCAGATATGGTAGAGGATATTTCAGATCTAAAGGGTTTAGAAAAAATCAGTGCGCTTTTAAAATTAGGGGATAAAGATGTTACTCACTAA
- a CDS encoding putative arsenical pump-driving ATPase (COG0003 Oxyanion-translocating ATPase) codes for MDQEIHFVTGKGGVGKSVVAAALAFKMSQKGQRVLLVELGDQSFYKDYFRLPRVGFAPVSLAGNLDVALWTGAECLREYAHHLLKVERLANLFFENPVMRTFLNIAPALSELAILGKITSGPRKHGPALPYDCVVVDAYATGHFLALLDAPSGMGQVVQFGPMAEQSRSIVAVTNDPGICRYHVVTLPEDLPIKESLELRQGLIAKTGIEPAVLLNKVLKTDISLEELQKISEGLDDEAQFAGYLKFQTAKKEEAYRTLSNEYQVVTELPFVFSMDPWEIIKELQGALP; via the coding sequence ATGGACCAAGAAATACACTTCGTAACGGGAAAAGGCGGCGTCGGCAAGTCAGTGGTGGCAGCGGCACTTGCTTTTAAAATGAGCCAAAAAGGCCAAAGAGTTCTCCTTGTAGAGCTAGGTGATCAGAGCTTTTACAAGGACTACTTTCGTCTTCCAAGGGTGGGTTTTGCACCTGTTTCCTTGGCAGGAAATCTTGATGTGGCTCTGTGGACGGGGGCGGAGTGCTTAAGAGAATATGCCCATCATCTGCTCAAGGTCGAAAGGCTTGCAAATCTCTTTTTTGAAAACCCAGTTATGCGCACATTTCTGAATATAGCTCCAGCGCTTTCAGAGCTGGCCATCTTAGGAAAAATCACTTCAGGTCCCAGAAAGCACGGACCAGCTCTTCCGTATGACTGTGTTGTTGTCGATGCCTATGCAACGGGGCATTTTTTAGCGCTGTTGGATGCGCCGTCGGGAATGGGGCAAGTGGTACAGTTTGGTCCTATGGCAGAGCAGAGTCGATCCATTGTAGCAGTGACAAACGACCCTGGTATTTGCAGATATCATGTCGTGACCTTGCCAGAGGATTTGCCGATCAAAGAAAGTCTTGAACTGCGTCAGGGATTAATAGCAAAGACGGGTATCGAGCCTGCGGTCTTATTAAATAAAGTATTAAAGACTGATATTTCCCTAGAAGAACTGCAAAAAATTTCTGAAGGCTTAGATGATGAAGCGCAGTTTGCGGGATACTTAAAGTTCCAAACGGCAAAAAAAGAAGAAGCTTACAGAACTTTATCGAATGAGTATCAAGTTGTAACGGAGTTGCCTTTTGTTTTCTCGATGGACCCATGGGAAATTATAAAAGAGCTTCAGGGGGCGTTGCCATGA
- a CDS encoding M24/M37 family peptidase (COG4942 Membrane-bound metallopeptidase) produces the protein MKVVLEKKTKLSSQLSRLKSVETSITHQEASLRKEEALRRKLLEGIRRNKRFALNKINSLREKSLNYNLEDAGLFDLLFKPSFADQKGELPRPLSGEIIQKFGLMKGQVYPYTVAHKGIFIASNRGNEVKSIFGGKVSYVGQLPGYGQTLIIDHGDHYYSVYGNTEAVEVKLGDEVTQSQVIAKAGPAAIERNAGLYFEIRHFSEPYDPQQWMKGL, from the coding sequence ATGAAGGTCGTATTAGAAAAGAAGACGAAACTCTCTTCACAGCTTTCTCGACTTAAGTCGGTCGAGACTTCGATCACCCATCAAGAGGCAAGTTTACGAAAAGAAGAGGCCTTAAGAAGAAAGCTTCTTGAAGGAATTCGTCGCAACAAACGCTTTGCCCTTAATAAGATCAATTCTCTTCGTGAGAAGTCTTTGAATTATAACCTAGAAGACGCAGGTCTTTTTGATCTTTTGTTTAAGCCTTCGTTTGCAGATCAAAAAGGCGAACTTCCTCGGCCGCTCTCAGGCGAGATAATTCAGAAATTTGGACTTATGAAGGGACAAGTTTATCCCTATACTGTTGCTCACAAAGGAATCTTCATAGCTTCCAATCGAGGCAACGAAGTGAAGTCTATCTTTGGGGGAAAAGTTTCCTACGTGGGGCAACTTCCTGGATATGGGCAGACTTTGATTATTGATCACGGCGACCACTACTACAGTGTTTATGGAAATACTGAAGCAGTGGAGGTAAAGTTAGGAGATGAAGTTACTCAATCTCAAGTCATCGCAAAAGCAGGTCCGGCGGCTATTGAAAGAAATGCTGGATTGTACTTTGAGATTCGCCATTTCTCTGAACCCTACGACCCGCAGCAATGGATGAAAGGACTCTAA
- a CDS encoding hypothetical protein (COG2177 Cell division protein) codes for MSYTQQTTALKFATFFVITSCYLVIAASLVFGLNLKSLLSQWGEDVQMTVYLSPEITEIQKQAIEKDLKAQAAVENFEFISQTKALDDFREQIASYAPDVTKDEDLLTLIPASYQISLHRDIPITEQTQALKSVELAMVKQEGVDEVSYGQDWIEKYSALLRVVDIVFYALIFIIVIASLFVASNSLRASIANRRDEIVVLEMIGATFTSIRRPYLIEGALTGLFSAILAIALSALGVYLFKSQASGALSFLKLNETIRFLSVMGTVGFVAVGAGIGALASFMCVRSINDGYAGSRR; via the coding sequence ATGAGCTATACACAACAAACGACGGCCCTTAAGTTTGCAACTTTCTTCGTAATTACATCGTGTTATCTAGTTATAGCAGCAAGTCTTGTTTTTGGTTTAAATTTGAAGAGCTTGCTGTCGCAATGGGGAGAGGACGTGCAAATGACCGTCTATCTTTCTCCTGAAATCACTGAGATTCAGAAACAGGCCATTGAAAAAGATCTAAAGGCGCAGGCAGCGGTCGAGAACTTTGAATTTATTTCTCAGACAAAGGCGTTAGATGATTTTCGCGAGCAGATTGCTAGCTACGCACCTGATGTCACTAAGGATGAAGACCTGCTGACATTGATCCCAGCGAGTTATCAAATCAGCCTCCATCGCGATATTCCTATTACTGAGCAGACGCAGGCTCTTAAGAGTGTAGAGCTTGCGATGGTTAAGCAGGAAGGAGTGGATGAGGTGAGCTATGGTCAGGACTGGATCGAAAAGTATTCAGCTCTGTTGCGAGTCGTGGATATCGTTTTCTACGCACTGATCTTCATTATCGTTATTGCGAGTCTATTTGTGGCGTCAAATTCTCTCAGAGCGTCCATCGCCAATCGCCGCGACGAAATCGTTGTTTTAGAAATGATCGGAGCTACGTTCACAAGCATTCGTCGTCCTTATCTAATTGAAGGGGCATTGACGGGACTTTTTTCTGCGATTCTCGCCATAGCTCTTTCAGCCCTTGGAGTTTATCTTTTTAAGTCACAGGCTTCGGGCGCTTTAAGCTTTTTAAAATTGAATGAAACAATCCGCTTTCTATCAGTCATGGGAACCGTAGGTTTTGTCGCCGTTGGGGCTGGGATAGGGGCCTTGGCGTCCTTCATGTGTGTGCGTTCGATTAATGATGGATATGCAGGGTCGAGACGATGA
- a CDS encoding carboxyl-terminal protease (COG0793 Periplasmic protease) encodes MRSIKKYWKTYLLSTALLASLFLMAASGFQVRAFAQERYAELQNFSKVLNLIQQYYVESTDTKKLIYGAIKGMLRELDPHTNFMPPELFKDFETETSGEFGGLGIEIAIQNSILTIISPIEDAPAWEAGIKAGDKVIAVDGTSTKGMSLVEASQLMRGKKGSKVVLRVVRDGEESPRNITVVRGSVKIKSVKYTDLGDGFAYVKITSFIENTSKDLKKALEKHQKDNKGKISGLLIDLRRNPGGLLDQAVRVSDMFLKEGVIVSTIGRNKNDKEVASATRKGEYTGFPLVILVNEYSASASEIVSGALQDNKRALIVGQRTFGKGSVQSVIKLGDGSGLKLTVARYYTPSGVSIQAEGIHPDIEIDDVDPEAFAKAVVKTQTTREGDIAGHLKGDKEKAAEKLDIKQGTEEGALAWWKDVGSKNQEKLSPREKLFKSDYQAYQAFSYLKAWDTLKVLTR; translated from the coding sequence ATGCGCTCGATTAAAAAATACTGGAAAACATATTTGCTGAGCACAGCCTTGCTGGCGTCTCTATTTCTTATGGCTGCGTCGGGCTTTCAGGTAAGAGCTTTTGCGCAAGAGCGCTATGCTGAGTTGCAAAACTTCAGCAAAGTTTTGAACCTGATTCAGCAGTACTACGTTGAAAGCACTGACACGAAAAAGCTTATCTACGGAGCCATTAAGGGAATGCTGCGTGAGTTAGATCCGCACACAAACTTTATGCCGCCAGAGCTATTTAAAGATTTTGAAACTGAAACGTCTGGCGAGTTCGGTGGCTTGGGGATTGAAATTGCGATCCAAAACTCTATTCTAACGATTATCTCTCCGATTGAGGATGCTCCAGCTTGGGAAGCGGGAATTAAAGCCGGCGATAAAGTCATTGCGGTAGACGGAACAAGTACGAAGGGTATGAGCCTTGTTGAAGCCTCTCAATTAATGCGCGGGAAAAAAGGCAGCAAGGTTGTCTTGCGAGTTGTGCGTGATGGAGAAGAAAGCCCACGCAACATCACAGTTGTACGTGGCAGTGTGAAGATCAAGTCGGTGAAGTATACAGATTTGGGTGATGGCTTTGCGTATGTGAAAATCACAAGTTTTATCGAAAACACTTCCAAGGATTTAAAGAAAGCCCTAGAGAAGCATCAGAAAGACAATAAAGGAAAAATCTCGGGTCTTTTAATAGATCTTAGAAGAAATCCAGGGGGGCTTTTAGATCAAGCAGTGAGAGTGAGCGATATGTTCCTTAAAGAAGGAGTTATCGTGAGCACCATTGGTAGAAATAAAAATGATAAAGAAGTGGCTTCAGCGACTCGTAAAGGTGAGTACACTGGGTTCCCACTTGTGATTCTTGTAAATGAGTACTCAGCAAGTGCGAGTGAAATTGTTTCCGGGGCTCTTCAGGATAATAAGCGTGCTTTGATCGTGGGGCAGAGAACATTTGGTAAAGGTTCCGTACAGTCTGTTATTAAATTGGGAGATGGCAGTGGATTGAAGTTAACGGTTGCCCGTTACTACACTCCGAGTGGAGTTTCTATCCAAGCTGAGGGAATCCATCCTGACATCGAAATTGATGATGTGGATCCAGAGGCATTTGCAAAGGCTGTTGTAAAAACACAGACAACTCGTGAGGGTGATATCGCAGGACACTTGAAGGGTGACAAAGAAAAGGCTGCTGAAAAGCTTGATATTAAACAAGGTACCGAAGAGGGCGCTTTGGCTTGGTGGAAAGACGTGGGCTCTAAGAATCAGGAAAAGCTAAGTCCTCGCGAGAAGTTATTCAAATCTGACTATCAGGCCTACCAAGCATTTAGCTACCTAAAGGCGTGGGATACTTTGAAGGTTTTGACGCGATAG
- a CDS encoding M24/M37 family peptidase has product MKKMIPLLACVFISFSFAYGNGVDVLAEDFAKTRQEVEEAEVKQRQVLSALYQLNSRIKKSVTQRGELSQQRALLELNIAKLEKGIQELTVSTAKQRVMLAERLRAIYKLGGAPIARFIFSAQSSESLNRNLKIMGVVASRDLELNKKLSERHEGRIRKEDETLFTAFST; this is encoded by the coding sequence ATGAAGAAGATGATACCTTTGCTTGCATGTGTATTTATATCATTTTCGTTTGCTTACGGAAATGGTGTGGATGTATTGGCAGAGGACTTCGCTAAAACTCGACAGGAAGTCGAAGAGGCAGAAGTTAAGCAAAGACAGGTTCTGTCTGCACTTTATCAACTCAACTCGCGCATCAAAAAAAGTGTGACTCAGCGAGGAGAGCTTTCGCAACAAAGGGCTTTGCTTGAGTTAAATATTGCAAAGCTTGAAAAGGGAATCCAGGAGCTCACGGTTTCCACAGCAAAACAAAGAGTGATGCTCGCGGAGCGATTGCGTGCGATTTATAAATTAGGTGGAGCCCCTATTGCGAGATTTATTTTTTCTGCGCAAAGTTCTGAGTCGCTAAATAGAAATCTAAAAATCATGGGCGTTGTGGCTAGTCGTGATCTGGAGCTGAATAAAAAATTATCAGAAAGACATGAAGGTCGTATTAGAAAAGAAGACGAAACTCTCTTCACAGCTTTCTCGACTTAA
- a CDS encoding hypothetical protein (COG0366 Glycosidases) has protein sequence MFSWILSVLVAGSSAYANVNFEKGDTFNATSISGQVHVTCSGFNGQGTASFVCRDIVLDPSAYSHVRGIVDSRIEKVELTSLRADSSTRVKVLGYDGKRGRSMEAANLWISTIFQKPLLLHGRNIISYKMTGRGMNPDVYYAGSFEVQVNQGEARQCRLGHYQSSDVNDCNSPYSICQRYFQENKNCQ, from the coding sequence ATGTTCTCGTGGATTTTGAGCGTTTTGGTAGCGGGAAGTTCAGCTTACGCTAATGTTAATTTTGAAAAGGGCGATACTTTTAACGCCACATCTATATCTGGGCAGGTTCATGTGACGTGCTCGGGATTCAACGGTCAAGGGACCGCATCTTTTGTTTGTAGAGATATCGTTCTAGATCCAAGTGCTTACAGTCATGTGCGCGGAATCGTAGACTCGCGTATTGAGAAGGTAGAGCTGACATCTCTGCGTGCTGATAGTTCAACTCGTGTTAAAGTTTTAGGTTATGACGGTAAGCGTGGCCGTTCGATGGAGGCTGCAAATCTTTGGATTTCTACGATCTTCCAAAAGCCGCTGCTATTGCATGGAAGAAATATTATTAGCTATAAAATGACCGGACGAGGGATGAATCCCGATGTTTATTATGCGGGCTCTTTTGAGGTGCAAGTGAATCAAGGAGAGGCTCGGCAGTGCCGCCTAGGGCACTATCAGTCTTCAGATGTGAATGACTGTAATTCGCCATATTCGATTTGTCAGAGATACTTTCAAGAAAACAAAAATTGCCAATAA
- a CDS encoding cell-division ATP-binding protein (COG2884 Predicted ATPase involved in cell division): protein MHALKNVDLRIDKGEFVFLTGPSGAGKTTLFKMISGYDIATSGEVQVAGFDLINIRSQEIPFFRRKIGVVFQDFKLLKGKTVFENVALPLEIRGEKKSFIQKRVGEVLEQVGLAHKHDQYPEFISGGEQQRTAIARAIVHQPGVLIADEPTGNLDPRLSEEIMDLLERVCAQGTTVFVATHALDMVRARKKRTLHLKDGMIVEDRA, encoded by the coding sequence GTGCATGCGTTGAAAAACGTAGATTTGCGCATCGACAAAGGCGAATTTGTATTTTTAACGGGACCGAGTGGGGCTGGAAAAACCACGCTTTTTAAGATGATCTCGGGTTATGACATTGCTACTTCCGGTGAAGTGCAAGTCGCGGGATTTGATTTGATCAATATTCGCTCCCAAGAGATTCCTTTTTTTCGCCGTAAAATTGGTGTGGTCTTTCAAGATTTCAAGCTCCTAAAAGGTAAAACCGTTTTTGAAAATGTAGCGCTTCCCCTTGAGATTCGCGGAGAGAAGAAATCCTTTATTCAAAAACGCGTCGGGGAAGTTCTTGAACAAGTGGGGCTTGCACATAAGCACGATCAATATCCTGAGTTTATTTCCGGCGGAGAGCAGCAGAGAACAGCCATCGCGAGGGCTATAGTTCATCAGCCGGGGGTTTTAATTGCCGATGAGCCGACGGGAAACTTAGATCCACGCCTAAGCGAAGAGATTATGGATCTATTAGAGAGAGTTTGTGCGCAGGGAACGACAGTCTTTGTTGCGACCCACGCTCTTGATATGGTTCGGGCTCGCAAAAAACGCACGCTTCATCTGAAGGATGGAATGATTGTCGAGGATCGAGCATGA